AGCCAGGCGCTCCAGCTCGTGGAAGTTGTCGACGACGACCCGGCCCACGCCGACCTCGATGGCCAGGCGCAGTTCCTCGTCGCTCTTGTTGTTCCCGTGCAGGAGGACGCGGGCGGGCGGGAACCCGGCGGACAGGGCGGTGTGGAGCTCGCCGCCGGAGACCAGGTCGAGCCACAGCCCCTCCTGGTCCATGATGCGGAGGACGGCGGTGGTGCACAGCGCCTTGGCGGCGTAGGCCACGACCCCGGCGTTGCCCATGGCCTCGCGGTAGGCGCGGCAACGCCGACGGATGGCGGCCTCGTCGAGGACGTAGAGAGGCGTCCCGAACCGTTCCACCAGGTCCAGGGCGTCGGCTCCCCCGATGGCCAGGTGGCCGCGGGGGCTCGTGACCACCGGCGGCCAGGCCGTGCGCGACTGCAGTTCCGGCTGCGGCAAGGTGCTCTCCTCCCGCTCGACGCTCGTGCCCTTGGGTCGTTCGCGGCCGGGCGGGGTGCTGCGCGCCGCCCGTCGGCCGGCCGGACCCGGGTGGGAGCAGGGAAATCGCGGTTAACGTAGCACAGGTCCGGGAAGGGGCACAAGGCCGGAGGGACGGGAGCGCGGGTGGGAGCGGCAACGCGGGTGGGAGCGCCGCCTGCGGTGACGAACTCCGATGACAGGTCGGCTCACCCCGTGCGACCGCTCCCCCCACCGACCGCAGGTCGCCGAGGCCGGGGCCGGGGACCCAGGCGGGCAGACGGTCCTGGCCAACGGGGGCCCAGGGACCACGTCAGCACGCGACACCACGTCAGCCCTGGCGCCGTCATCGGCAACAAGGGACGAGGGTCGATCCCATGCCGGACGCACTCGTCGGCCGAATCCTGACAGTCCTCAGCGCCCTGGTACGAGGGGCGAGCGGCGCCGTACTGCTCGGCCTCGCCTGTTGGGGGTATCGCATCGACCGGACCCAGGCCCGCAGACCGATGTGGGCCCTCGACCTCTTGGGGGGTGTGGCGGCACGACGGATGCGACTGCATGATCACGCTGGTCGTCCGATATGGGCCCTCGACCTCTTGGGGGGTGTGGTGGCCCTGGCGTGGGCCGTCTCCACCCCCCGGTCGCAACCTTCATGGGACCGGGCCCCGCGTTCGGATGCCCGCCGTGATCGGACACCGGTCCCCCAGCGGTCGCGACGGCGATCACCGCTCGCATCCGACGCCATCCCGGTCCCAGCCGTCGAGCCGGTGCGGATCGGGCGGCAGCACCCGGAAGTCGCGGTAGGGGATGTCCCCGCAATCGAGATCCGGCGGCGGCGATGGGATGCACACATCGGGATAGGCGGGATCGCACCCTCCGCGTCGGCCGACGGGGGCGGGATCCCGCGCTCCCGCCGTCCGGATCGCGCCGGATCCCGGCTGCGACGAGCCGCCGTCAGCCGCGCCGGCACCATACCTTCCGCCGGACGCAGCCCGCAGGCCCCACAGGCCGCGCTCCGCCTCCCGGGCCTCGCGCTGGAACCGGACGAACAGGTCCGCGTATCGCACGTCCGGCGGGTAGGTGACCACCTGGGCGGAGCCCTCCAGGAGCAAGATAGCGTTGAACATCCCCTCCCGCACATGGGCCGGCGTCGGCCGCTCAGGCGGTTCGACCAGCCAAACGTAGCGCAGGGCGCGGCCGTAGCGGTCCGTCTCCGACACGTCCTTCTCGAGCCACACCACCCGGCCCGCGAGATGCCGCCGGGTGAAGCGGGCCGCATGCGGACCGTAGGGTTCGACCTCGCCGTGGACCTCGGGGGTGTTGACACCGATCAGCCGCACCCGCGTCGAGGGCAGCGGCGCACCGCCCAGGGGCTCGACCTCGAGGGTGTCGCCGTCGATCACGTCCACCACCCGGGCGCGGGTGAGTCCCGGACGCTGACGCTCCGCGGCGGGCTGCAGCCGCCCCGAGGACGGCGACGAATCCCTTTTCGCACCGGTGCCCGTGGACCCTTCGGCGCTTTCGCCGGCGGCACCCGCGGCTGGCTCCGTGGCCCCGGTCCCATCGTTCGCGGCCGCATCGCGGCCGGACGGCGCCACCCCCGACGAGCCGGGACCCGCCGGTGTGGCCGGCTCCGTCTCGGTGCCGCACCCAGCCGCTCCGAGGGCGACGGCGAGGACCAACGCGACCAGCAGGGCCGCGGCTTTGGCACGGGCCCGCGCCGGCACGCCGCACCTTCCCAGCTTGCACACCGCCAGATCACGCATCGCTCGACCGCTCCTCCCGGGGCCCATCGCCCACGGGTCGTCGGCCTGGCCCAGCCCCCGCTGACCTCGGTGCAAGGTCGAGCATCCCACCATCGTCACCGCCACCATTCGTTGCACAGGTCGCAGTCCCCACAGGCGTCGGCCACCGGCATCCCACCATCGCCACCGCGGCCTACCACCGTTAGTTGTCCGCAGCTGACGCCACCGGCGTCAAGGGGCGTGGGCCGCGCCCATTCACGCGTGCGGCCGGCGGACCGGCGGCCACTTCGGCCCCTGAGCCGCCTCGCGACCCACCCGTGAGCGGCCTCGCAACCCACCCCACCCCTGCGCCGCCCCGCGCCCCAGCCCTGCGTCGCCTCGCGGCCGCGACTATATTGCAAAACATGATAGCCTCTGTTATGCTCGACGCAGTACCTTGCGGTACAAGATACGCCATGGCCAGGAGGATTGGACGATGGCGCAGGGACCCAAGAACCCCGTCACCGAGGCCGTCGACTCGTGCATCGTGTACTGGGTCGCCGCCGGCCTTCCCCGGGCGCAGATCGATCAGATGGCCGCCGAGCTGCGGGCCCACCTCGAGCAAGCCGTGGCGGCCGGCAAATCCGTCGAGGCCGTGATCGGCGGCGACGTCGCCCGGTTCGCCGAGGAGTGGTGGCGCGCCGTGGGCCGGCACCAGCCCCGATGGCAGGCGCTGGTGCTGGCGGCGCAGATCGTCGCGGCGGCGGTCTTCATCACGCTGCTACCGGCCGTCTGGGTCCAGCCGGTCGTCGCGGTGGAGGCGGCTCACCTCGTCCAGGTGCTGTGGATGGCAACGGGCGTCTGGATCCTGTTCTCGCCCCGGCTGGGTGCGCGCTGGCTGGCCAACAGCGCCAGGGAGCGCTACGGCCGCCTGTGGGTGGCGGTGGCCGCCGTCACCTTCGTCGGCATGCTGGTCCTGAGCCCGGCCATGCCCTGGGTACCCGAGTGGGTCCTCCTCGAGATCCCCCGGTGGCAGGCGGTGCTCGTCATGGTGGGTTGCCTCGTGATCAACGGGCTTGCGATCCTCCGCGACCCCACCCGGCCGCGGGCACCGGCCTCCCTCCCGTAGGCGGACGACGCCAGCACCCGGATCAGGCCACCATGGTCGCCCGGGTCATGCACCGGCCGCCGGGGCCGGCCACCGGGTCCTGGCGCACGAACGAGGCCCAGACCGTTGCCGGAGGAGGTGTCCGAGCCTTGCGCGACCGTGGTCGCGATGAAACCCGCGGCAGCCAGCTGCTCAAAGGCGTCCTGGACATGCTGCTCCTGGCCCTGATCGCCGAGCGACCCCGCTACGGCTACGAGATGGTGGAAGAACTCGGCCGGCGCGGGCTGCACCTCGTCAGCGAGGGGAGCATCTACCCCGTTCTCGCCCGCCTGGAGCGGGCCGGGTTCGTCCAAGGATACTTCGAGCCCTCACCGCAAGGGCCACCGCGGAAGTAC
The sequence above is drawn from the Thermaerobacter sp. FW80 genome and encodes:
- a CDS encoding thermonuclease family protein, translating into MDVIDGDTLEVEPLGGAPLPSTRVRLIGVNTPEVHGEVEPYGPHAARFTRRHLAGRVVWLEKDVSETDRYGRALRYVWLVEPPERPTPAHVREGMFNAILLLEGSAQVVTYPPDVRYADLFVRFQREAREAERGLWGLRAASGGRYGAGAADGGSSQPGSGAIRTAGARDPAPVGRRGGCDPAYPDVCIPSPPPDLDCGDIPYRDFRVLPPDPHRLDGWDRDGVGCER
- a CDS encoding PadR family transcriptional regulator translates to MRDRGRDETRGSQLLKGVLDMLLLALIAERPRYGYEMVEELGRRGLHLVSEGSIYPVLARLERAGFVQGYFEPSPQGPPRKYYRILPQGHQALHRWVDEWQRFARGVDGVVTGQPAARAANPACGRGDSAPDPAIPLRGGPGP